The region CGGCGTCGACATCGCGCTGTGGCAGCCCGGTCCCGGCGGCGGGCCGGCGATCTGGTTCGGCCGGCTCGTGCCCGAGAAGGCGCCGCACCTCGCGATCCGCGCGGCGCAGCTCGCGGGCATGCCGCTCGACCTCGCGGGGCCCGTGCTCGACGACGCGTACTTCGAGGCCGAGGTCGCCCCGCACCTCGGCTCGCGCGACGGGAGCCCGCGCATCCGCTACCTCGGGCACCTCGGCTCCGTCGAGCTCGCCGAGCGAGTCGGCGAGGCCTCCGTGACCGTCGTGACCCCCTCGTGGGACGAGCCGTACGGTCTCGTCGCCGCCGAGTCGATGGCGGCGGGCACGCCGGTCGCGGCGCTCGCGCGCGGCGGCCTGATCGAGGTCATCTCGCCCGAGAGCGGCCGCTTGTGCCAGACGGAGGACGCCGCGGAGCTCGCGCGGGCGATGCGGGAGGCGAGCGGGCTCTCGCGCGCCGAGACGCGCGCGCACGCGGTCGCCCACTGCTCGATCGAGGCGATGGTCGACGCCTACGAGCGCTGCTACGCGTCGCTCGCGGACGAGCGGCGAGCCGCGTGATCGGCTGCTACATCCACCACCACGGGCGCGGGCACCTCTCTCGCGCGACCGCGATCGCGACGGCGCTCGCCCGGCCGGTCACGGGGCTCTCGACGCTGCCGGCGCCGCCCGACTGGCCGGGCGACTGGGTGCAGCTGCCCGCCGACGATCCCGACGGCGCGGCCCTCGACGCCGATGCGCACGGCCGCCTGCACTGGGTGCCGCTCCAGCACCCGGGGCTCCGCGCCCGCATGGCGCGCATCGCGCAGTGGATCGAGGAGCACCGCCCCGAGGCGCTCGTCGTCGACGTCTCGGTCGAGGTCGCGCTCCTCGCGCGCCTGCACGGCGTGCCGGTGGTCACGGTCGCCATGCCGGGGCATCGCACCGACGCGGCGCACGAGCTCGGCTTCGCGATCGCCGAGGAGCTCATCGGCGCCTGGCCGCGGGAGGCCGACCCGCTCGGCGACGCTGCGGCGCTCCGCTCGCGCGTGCACGCGGTCGGGGCGATCTCGCGCTTCGCGCCGACCGAGCCGACCGCGGCCGCTCGCGAGCGCCGCAGCGTCGTCGTGCTCGGCGGCGCCGGCGGCGACACGTTCACGGCGGACGCGGTGGCTCGCGCCCGCGCGGAGACGCCCGGCTGGGAGTGGACCCACCTCGGTGCCAACGGGTCGTGGACGGACGATCCGTGGTCGGCGCTCCTCGACGCATCCGTCGTCGTCACGCACGCGGGCGAGAGCGCGATCGCCGAGGTCGCCGCGGCGCGGCGCCCCGCGATCGTCATCCCGCAGCCGCGGCCGCACGACGAGCAGCGGTGCACGGCCGCGGTGCTCGCCGTCGAGCGCTGGCCCGCGCTCGTGGAGGCCGAGTGGCCGAGGACGGGGTGGCCGGCCCTGCTCGAGCGCGCGGCCTCGCTCGACGCCGGCTCGTGGCGGGCCTGGAACGACGGGCGCGGCGCCGAGCGCGCCGCCGCGGTCATCGCGACCGTGGCCGATCGGAGCGGCACCCGATGACGCGCGTCGCCGTCATCACGATCGCCCACGGCCGGCACGAGCACTGGGCGCTGCAGGAGGCCGCGCTCGCGCGCTCCGAGCGGCGGCCCGACGAGCGCATCCTCGTCACGATGGACGACCCGGCGCTCGCGAGCGCCGCTCGCGAGCGCGGGGGCGTGCGCGTCGTCGAGACCGGCGGCGACGAGCGCGGCCTGCCGCTCGCGCGGGCGCGGAACCTCGGCGCCCAGGCTGCGATCGAAGCGGGAGCGGAGGTGCTCGTGCTGCTCGACGTCGACTGCCTGCCCGCGCCCGCGCTCGTCGACGCGTACGCGCGGGCCGCGGAGGCGCCCGAGACGCGCGAGAGCCTGCTCTCGGGCCCCGTCACCTACCTGGATCCCCCGCCGCCGGGGGGCTACGACCTCGATGCGCTCCCCTCGCTCGACCGACCGCATCCGGCCCGGCCGGCTCCCGCGCCCGGCGAGGTCGAGCTCGGCGGCTCGCACGACCTCTTCTGGTCGCTGTCGTTCGCGCTCACCGTCGACCTCTGGCGCCGCATCGGCGGGTTCCACGAGGGCTACGTCGGCTACGGCGGCGAGGACACCGACTTCGCGTGGGCCGCGCGCGAGCTCGGCATCCCGATGGCGTGGGTCGGCAGCGCGCGAGCGTTCCACCAGCACCACCCGATCGAGGACCCGCCGCGGCGCCACGTCGACGCGATCCTGCGCAACGGCGCCGTCTTCCGCGACCGCTGGGGCGCGTGGCCCATGCGCGGCTGGCTCGACGCCTTCGCTCGGGAGGGGCTCGTCGAGCGCACCGCGAGCGGCGACTACCGGCGCACCCCGCGCGACTGACGCGCGCGGCCGATGCCACGCATCCGCGTGCCCCCGCTGGGGTTCGAACCCAGACTGGGCGGAGTTTAAGTCCGCTGCCTCTGCCGGTTGGGCTACGGGGGCGAGGGCGCCGTGCGCCCGCTCCAACGCTAGTCGGCGCCCCGCTCGACCACGGCCGCGAAGCACTCGGGCAGCAGCACGTTGTCGCCCGCGCCTCGGAAGAGCGGCGCGATCTCCTCGGGCGTGAAGCCGGCGATGCCGCAGCCGATCTCGGTGACGAGGAACTCGAGCTCGGGATGCTCGGCGGCGAAGTCGAGGAAGGTCGCGACCTCGCGCTCGATGACGCCGAGGCCGCTCATCGTGTCGATCGCGTACGACTGCCCGTGCAGGCCGCGACCCTCGCCCCAGACCGCGCCGAAGCGCTCCATCGCCGTGCGCGCGGCGCCGGCCCCGTGCATCCCCCCGGCATTCGAGCCGAAGACGAAGACCTGCTGCGGTTCGAGGGAATCGACCCTCGTCGGCGACGTGCGCATGCCCCTACGGTACGCGGCTACCCTGGCGCCATGACCGTCCACGTGCGCGCCACGATCATCCCGCTGCCCGACCGCGAGCCGCGCGTGCCGGACAGCGCGCTCGTGATGCCCGGCGCCGTGATCGCCGGCGCGGTCTCGCTCGGCGAGCGCGTCGGCATCTGGCCCGGCGCGTCGCTGCGCGCCGAGGAGGAGGCCGTCACGATCGGGCACGACTCGAACGTGCAGGACAGCTGCTCGCTGCACGTCGACCGGGGCTCGCCGCTCACGATCGGCGTGCGCGTCTCGATCGGCCACAACGCGGTCGTGCACGGCTGCACCGTCGACGACGACGTGCTCATCGGCATGCACGCGACCATCATGAACGGCGCGCACATCGGCAGCGGCACGATCATCGCCGCGGGCGCGCTCGTGACCGAGGGCACCGTCGTCCCCCCGAACTCGCTCGTCGCGGGCGTGCCCGGCAAGGTGCGCCGCGAGACGACGGAGGACGAGCGGCGCGCGATCGCGAGGAACGCCTCGACCTACTCGGAGCGCATCCGCCTCTACGTCGACGCCTTCGGTCGGTCGTAGCTCTGGCGTGCGGTGCGGGCGGATGCGTAGGCTCGGCCCGACCGGAGGGAGCGGCATGGCGATCGAGGCGACGGGCACCGTGACCGAG is a window of Agrococcus sp. Marseille-Q4369 DNA encoding:
- a CDS encoding galactosyltransferase-related protein, with amino-acid sequence MTRVAVITIAHGRHEHWALQEAALARSERRPDERILVTMDDPALASAARERGGVRVVETGGDERGLPLARARNLGAQAAIEAGAEVLVLLDVDCLPAPALVDAYARAAEAPETRESLLSGPVTYLDPPPPGGYDLDALPSLDRPHPARPAPAPGEVELGGSHDLFWSLSFALTVDLWRRIGGFHEGYVGYGGEDTDFAWAARELGIPMAWVGSARAFHQHHPIEDPPRRHVDAILRNGAVFRDRWGAWPMRGWLDAFAREGLVERTASGDYRRTPRD
- a CDS encoding glycosyltransferase family 4 protein, with translation MSGLRICLIASSRFPVAEPFVGGLEAHTHALTRALIERGHSVTLFAGEGSDPALGAETLIAEPFEPSPGARRDVGAPPLQWMQEHHAYLALCLELAASGADRFDVIHNNSLHHLPVAMSSAIEVPMLTTLHTPPTPWLESALPYASERSRFVAVSGFTARQWRDSVRASVVLNGVDIALWQPGPGGGPAIWFGRLVPEKAPHLAIRAAQLAGMPLDLAGPVLDDAYFEAEVAPHLGSRDGSPRIRYLGHLGSVELAERVGEASVTVVTPSWDEPYGLVAAESMAAGTPVAALARGGLIEVISPESGRLCQTEDAAELARAMREASGLSRAETRAHAVAHCSIEAMVDAYERCYASLADERRAA
- a CDS encoding gamma carbonic anhydrase family protein, with protein sequence MTVHVRATIIPLPDREPRVPDSALVMPGAVIAGAVSLGERVGIWPGASLRAEEEAVTIGHDSNVQDSCSLHVDRGSPLTIGVRVSIGHNAVVHGCTVDDDVLIGMHATIMNGAHIGSGTIIAAGALVTEGTVVPPNSLVAGVPGKVRRETTEDERRAIARNASTYSERIRLYVDAFGRS
- a CDS encoding glycosyltransferase, yielding MIGCYIHHHGRGHLSRATAIATALARPVTGLSTLPAPPDWPGDWVQLPADDPDGAALDADAHGRLHWVPLQHPGLRARMARIAQWIEEHRPEALVVDVSVEVALLARLHGVPVVTVAMPGHRTDAAHELGFAIAEELIGAWPREADPLGDAAALRSRVHAVGAISRFAPTEPTAAARERRSVVVLGGAGGDTFTADAVARARAETPGWEWTHLGANGSWTDDPWSALLDASVVVTHAGESAIAEVAAARRPAIVIPQPRPHDEQRCTAAVLAVERWPALVEAEWPRTGWPALLERAASLDAGSWRAWNDGRGAERAAAVIATVADRSGTR